AATAGCCATTGGAATTCATTTATAGCAACTGTGAGAGATGAGCATAAATTTACAGACACAGTTGAAGCAGCAACCCAGAATGGATTAAACAAGAAATATACCCCAACCTCTGGGAAACAGCTTTCCTGAAACAGGCAAATGcattgcagagctgggaggCTGCGACTTGTCCGGGAGGAGCAGGAGCTAAAGGTGCTGGGTTTGGACTGGGAAGAAGCAAAGAGGTTTTGTGTTTAATGAGGTTTGCTGCTGCCACAGGGGTCTGGGATTGAAAAGCTCTAAGCAGTGTGAATGGTTTTGCATGGAAACTGTGAGGCCATGCCTAAAGCACGTTGCAGGAGGAGGGATGAATGAGACCTCGCCTTTTTCTCTATCAGCACAGGGAAGGTGAAGACGTGCCGGGGTGAGAGGTGAGCAGGGAAGCCCTGGCAGGGCTGCACAGCCCACATGCCTACCCTGCCCCCCCTTAGTGATGCTAGTGGCTGCAGGAATGGGACAGAGATGTATGATGTCTTGATGAGAAGTGctggaggaagggaagatgCTCTGGCACATAGATAAACTCTTTTAATGTCAGTGTTACTGAACTTggccttttctcctttctgctgtttaatCAGGGACCTTTGTCTTCATGATGGGAAGAAACATCCCCCTGGCTTTTAGGATCCGAGCTTCTCCCACTGTGAGGATTTGCCAAGTCTGAGAGACTCTGGATTATTTCTAACGTTCTAAAATACAGAGGGGCTTTCTGTCTCCCCATTGTGAGGGGCTTGGTGCAAACGTGAAGATGGCCTCCAGCCTCACATGTGCCGGCATGGTCTGGgcccttctctccttcctctgtgcAGCGGCATCCTGTGTGGGCTTCTTTATGCCCTACTGGCTCTTGGGGTCTCAGCTGGAGAAGTCGGTTTCCTTTGGCACTTTCCGGAGGTGTTCCTACCCAGTGCGGGATGAGAGTCGCCAAACGACCATCATGGTAGAACAGTGCGGCCGCTACGCCTCCTTCCAGGCCATCCCCAGCACCGAGTGGAGGATCTGCACGGTGGTGATGGGTCTGGGCTGCGGGCTGCTCCTCCTGGTGGCCCTGACAGCCCTCATGGGCTGCTGCGTGTCTGAGCTCATCTCCAGGACCGTGGGCAGGGTGGCAGGAGGCATCCAGTTCCTGGGAGGTAAGTGCTGCCTGCTTGTGCTGTGGTGTGGATCTTCACACTTAATTTGTATGGGTGTGGAGGCTTTGGGAAGAGGGAGGTATGAGGCAGACCACTTGGCTTGGCTACTTGACCACTGAGTGGCTGTCTGGGTGTTGGAATACAGCCCAAAGGCTTGTTCTCCTACTGCTGCTCTTGCGCTGAGCTCCATGCCTAGCTGTTAGATGACCTTTGAGAGCTACCTGAGAGGTTCAGCTCACAGAGCTATCTGAGCTGAAGACAAGGAGGGAATGTTTATCCCTGGTAGAGGAGGCTTGAGGAGGAGCCCTGCCAGGCTGCTGGCTCCACTCTGCCTGGTGGGGTTAGTGGAGGCTGCGGTCTAGACACTGCGtaggagaatcacctccctttctttttttagccTGTGAATTGTATGGCCTTAGCCATAGAGTGTTTGAAGGGTATGAGACAATAAGCAGGATCCTCCGGCGTGTTTTTTATAGGGCTGTTTTCCCAGTAAATCATCACTCGCCCCTGTCATCAGTGACACGGGGCTTGGTGGCACTCACAGTCACCTCATGCCACTTGGTGTGCACTGGCCTCTGTGAGGGGATGAGTTTATCTGACCAGGTGCCAGCATTTGGGCAGCTATTCTGGGCCCATTTCCTCCCATTTCCTGCCCTTCTCCCCCCAAACTGAGGTGCACTCAGGTAGGACAGTGGGTTCCCATCCCACATGCAAGATGCAAACACAAGCTGGGGTGCAGCTCAGGGGACACAACCGAGGCCCTGTAAGGGACCTGTGCCAGGCCTTCAGCTGGGTGGTGTCAGCATGGCTCCCTGCTGCCGGCCAGAAGCCCTGTTTCTGACTTTTGGAGCGTTTTCTGCACTTTAGAGCAAACTGACCCTGTCACTTTGCCTTTCCCTCAGCGCTGAATTCCTATGTTTAATCTGGCTGACAATTTGAAAACACGGCAGCTGTTTGAGAGTTAActctgctggaagctgctgcttcGAGAAGGCTGCTTCATTATAAAGCTCCGGTCAGGCAACCGGGGCGTGGAGAGGGTTTTCAATTCAGCAAAGCTCTGCAAGCCCACGCGGCCTGGCTAGTTTCACTGAAAGCCGTCACAGGCTCTGCTTGGGCTTTAACCACCCCCTCCTTCCAGTTGCTGCTCTGCTCATCtggttttaatttgtgtttGGTGGTGCTGCGTGTCTGGGTCTGGTTACAGCCACCATAGTGAAACatggacagatggacaaggGGACATGGGAGGTGTTGGGGACCCTACACTGGGATGTCAGTGTGGGCCAAAGATGTAGGCTCTTCATCTAGGTGTCCTCCTGCTCAATGAAAACCCTTCAGACTGTACCATGGCCACTCATGTAACCACActgcatcccttccctccagaAGGGAGTGAGCATCTCAGGAGGTGACAGTTCAAAGATATGTGAACCTGTGATGGGAAATGAAAATTGCCAGCAACTTTACTCACAGTTCAGAAATTATTTACACAGCACGTCCAATTTTCCCCTCTACTGGGTTTTATGGTTGTTTCTCATTtcactcagcactgctggaaatgTGTAAGAAATGAACAAAGTGAGAACCCTTAATTTCTTAACCTGCTTAAAAACTGTCTGTGGGGACATCTGAGAGGGACCAGGTGGTCAAAGCCCGTATTTTGGCTGATCTGAAGGCACGTATGAGGGTAAATATCAGATCCTTACATCCTTCATCAGGTCTTCATCTGCTATCGATCAGTACAGCTCCATTGTTTAAATGACATAACTACATTTACACAGATGTTGACATTAGGCACTATAATCATTAGGTTGTTTTAAGTCAAACCGTGAGCTGTTGGGGTTATTTGCTATACAGGAATGCGGGTCTTTGTTCCCTATACAATGGTTTTAGGTTGAGATATATACCATGAGGTGTGTTTTGACTATGGCTCAGTGGCACTATTGTGATTACCACTTTAATTGGCCTCCAGCTGGAGATCTAGCCAAATATAAccctcaaaaatattttattttgggttTTAAAGGACCTTCTACCATCATTATTGCGAAGGAAAagcctgggggaaaaaataaacagtgcaCTGAGTGGTGCCTTTAACTCGTGTAATGTTCCATTCCTTTCCCTGTGTTTGGGCAAGGAGATGGGTAATGGtttcactttctgtttcttcttgtcctGGTCACCTGCaccaacacagctgctgcattcagTGGTAGAGGATGAGTGTTTGAACAAACTGCTCTTTTCTTGAAGTTAGAAAGCAGCTTAGGTATGTTCAGTGTAGCTGGTTTAAAGTTATAATGGTGTTCTGCTAGTCTAGGATCTAAGTAGGTTTCCCAGTGTGGTTTAAAATCATGGATTGATGAGGAGCTAAGCCAACTGGAAGTGGTGTATAATGGGAGCCTGTGGGTGGGTGAGATATAGGCCGCCCCATGAGTTGCTAAAACTCACTTCATCCAATACTGGAAGTATTTTTACTGCCATGAAAGGTGTCAGAGAAGCATGTTTACCAGAGGTGCTGAGCAAACACCctgctcctcttcttccagcagTAACGAAGGAGAAGGAACTCCAAGTAGGTCAGTGGAATAGCACCTGTGCAGAAGTAGCACAGCTTGCACTATCTGAACTGTGCCAAGGTTTTACAGCTGGGATTTCCCCAGCTGTATGTGGTAACTCACGCGAGGGAATTATTCATGAGTGCTTATGCCACAAATCTGCTCTTATCATAAAAATTGAATGGCAGAGCCTGCAAGAAACTGCAGGCCCGTGTGGACCCAGAGTGGCTCTTtagatgttgtttgtttttgtgtacTTTGTATGTGCTCTTTCAGACAATCCTGTCTGCGCGGCATACATGTATTTTATGTTGACTCCGGGATGTGCTGAGTTTATGTTCCTAACAGAAAGGTTGCATCACAGTCTTTCCCATTTGCAATTTTAGGAACCACTTCCTTTCCCATGTATAATCACGTGGCAGCACTGTAACTGTTGCAGCAATTGCttacatgaaaaacaatgcTATCTTTAGCTTCTACTAAGGCAATTTGGTCAACAAGAAGTACCCCAAGTCCAGCCATTTATTCAGTGGTCTGCAGTCCATGGtctgcaaactgctgctgcaATGTCTCAGCAAGATGCCTCATAAGCATTTCTGTTGGAGCGCTTTGACATGCTGACAACCCAGGTGAAAGTTATGCTGTCTGTAACCTCTTGAGGGCACAGTTATGTAGACAGATACAGTCTTCGCTGGTAGCGGTAAGTGCAGCATTTCCAGCTGGTTTACTTTGAATGTTTGGTAGATAAAGAGATATGAAATGCAGCTAGAACAGATTGCAAGGATGCATCTTTGACCATAACTACTGAGGACACAACAGCAGGAAGTGAAGTTTAACAAATCTGTGGCAAATCAGAGTCTATAATTATTGATCTTCTTTTCATTGTATCTTGGCAAGTCAATTCCACTTAAGTGAGGAGCCTAGAAATTTGCAGGTAGGCAGCTCAGATTTGACATGCTAATTTGGAGAATAGTTTCGGTCTGTGAATGCAGCGCAATGATTTTAAGAATGCAGCAATAATTTGAAGAACATAACGAACTGAAAGGTTAACCAGTTTTATGAGAGACGGTGGATTAAAAGACGCAAGTGTTGCAAGGATGGTCAATTTAAAGAGTGTTACGCTGGCAAGGTGaagcttttcattaaaatagtCAGTGCACAAGAATTATAGATGAAATTTCCACTTGCTCAGAACTCCCCTTGGCTCTGCAGGAGGCCTAAGACAAGCTCAAAGAGGTTATGAATCCAGGGGAGCAGAGCATGCAGTGACCTGCTGACTTAGAGGCCTCTCTGAATCTGACTCTTTGGCCTTGATTTTGAGTGGCATATGAAAAATGAGCCCTTACTATCATTATGAGTAGCCGTGTGGCTTATACTGTCATCTTTATTACTCATCACTTGCTGTGCAATCAGCGTACAAGTTTTGCCACTCctttcagtacagaaagaagCGGTACATTCTTTTCCAATCCCCATTTCTCTATTTTGTTTCCCTTGTGTCTCATGGGATCTCTAAAACTCCTGAAACTATGGTCCTTTAATTGCTGGTTAGAAAATATGGAGAGCTTTTGAAGCAGGCAGTGGTAAAACGAGCATTTAGTTAGAGAAGAAGGGGATGAAGATTCTAGCAGCTTCTGATTTCACCTCAGGAAAAAATGGGGCCTTCTGGAAAAAGCACCATATAGGCTGCCCCAGAATTCTTATCCAAGTGTCCTGTGACAGTACTGACCATAATAGTTTCTGATAACCATCACCTGTTCAGGACTTCTGTATATGGAGAGCTGATTAATAAAAAATTTTCTATCAAGATGAGCACTGAGTGTGTTTAGCACTGTGGGACTGTGTGGAGAAGCTATTCCTCAAAGGAAGTACTTGAGGAAACAGCTAAAGAAATAAGAGGGCCTCTTGGGAGAGATGGAGTCCGTGAGACTAAAGGACAAGAAATGTGGCTTGCAGCCAAAGGCAGCCCACAGGCAAGGAGAATGAAAGCAGCCTTGGGTCTGAGATTAGTTCAGGAAAAGTCATTAGGGGCTTTGGTGAAGGTAGTTGCGGACAACTACTGAGGCTAGAAACAGtcaagggaaggaaatgaactGCAGGCAGTGACCAGTAACCATTATTTTGTCTGACAGCTGCAATGagactttctgctttctgtgtggAAGACTAAGGTCAGGATCATTTTCTGCCTATGGGGAGAGAGtgtaactggggaaaaaataacagggAGAAAATGAGCCTTGGTGGGGGCAGGAAAGATGGCCAAGAGACTTCCAGGAAGTAAATGGTTACCCCAAACCCATTTGGGGAGAGTTCAGGTATGGGTGTCTGTTTCTATCCAAAACCAAGCAGTATTCTTCCCCTCCAAGTTTGCTTCTCAGGGCTGCTTAACACGCCTTTCCACACgtatttccctctctttcaTCTCATCAAACGCAAAGCTTCAGTGACTTTGCTGTGCTCGTGTAGACATGTGACAGGGCAATTCCCATCCAGGGTAAAGACGAACTGCATGCTGCGTGGTAGGTATTAATCCAATGCATACATGCACATGTAAAGGCAAGAGGGGCATGTGGAAGGAGCGGATGCCTTACCAGAAGCTAACAGAATAAGAGCAAAAAAGGAACATGGCACTGTTAAATGTTATTTGTGAGTGATTATATGTCATGTTGTAGCCTGATAAACTCAGCAGTAATAAGGTCAGCAGAGAGCACTGTGACTGTTTAGACCGAGGTCTGCCTTAGCATGGGTTGCAGGACAACTGTAATGTAATTCCTATTTGAACAAGAGTATatctctgaggaaaaacaaacaaacaaacaaacaaacaaaaaacaacaaacagcccATCTAGTCTGAATTTAATTCCAGAAAAACAGGGTCTTCATAAGTCATTCCAGTGGTAAATTACACTGACTGCTTTTCCTCCAGATCATTAatgcaaatattaaaaagtGCATCACAAGAATAGATAACTGCAAATTCACATTTGCTTAAGGATCACTGAAATTAGTCCTTTAAGATCCAcccatttactttcttttttaaatccatttaaGCTGTGCTGTATTGTGCCTTCTTTACTAAAACCTGTCTAGAAGCAGCTTCATGGCATCTGTGTTTCACACTATCGCTCCAAATTTCTATAGGTATCCACTAAGAGATTAAGTATAGTGTTTTGCAGCATCATCCTTTTTTAGCTTGCCTGTGCTTCCCTTGACTTGCTGAACTGCCTCCTGTGACTGCTAATGCTAATGTTCAGTGCCTGCTTCCCAGCACTACAAGGTGCCTTCACGTGCTGTCACAGTGCACAGGTCAAATTCTTGGATTGGAGTCCAGCTGAGAAAGGCTGGGAAGTATTATTGTTTGGGAAGATGCTAAGAACGAGGGAATTTAGAAGGTGATGTTATCTTTAACAGATTTTGTAGCATATGTTCCATTGAAGATTAGCCAGCTTTCTCTCAGCTGTATTCAGACagaaaagaggaattaaaatataaaacaaatgcaaaacaaaagatgaaCTGATGGAATATATATTCCTTGTCGCTGTCAGTTtgtaaattacattaattagATTTTTGTTCTCTTAGTCAGGTGTAGCCTGTATTGCTTAATTCTTTTATCAGCACATTGCTGCCAAATCTGACTGGAAGGGAATTGAGGTTAGCAGGTGCTTGTATGcaatatgtggaaaaaaatagcaggcTCTTAGATTCGAAACAATCCCCTTTCCTTTGACTGCCTTCCCTTTGGTTGCACATGTCCTCCCTGAAGCCCTAAGGGCTGCTGACCCTGCAGATccaacagcactgctctttGCACAATCTTTCCCTAAGGAGTCCAACTGAAGGAGATCCGAGAGAGTAAATGTTGCCATTGAAGCTAACACCAGCCATTGTAATGGAGCAGGTTAGCAAGCAAGATTACATAATAAACATTACTGGTCATAAAGTACAGAGTAATTAGCTCTGAGGACGTCACTCCTGTCATCAAGGGCATGAGGAGCGTTGAGCAAGCAAGGAGTTGTAATGCTCTTGGGATACTGGAGATGCAACCTGAAGAAGACAAATGGTGCTGGGAGTAGCCTTCATAGTTATCTGCCTCTGTTCGTTCTGTCATCAGCCAGTTGAGATGTCTTAACTCTTCTGGTATTCTGGAATCATACTGGGGAAGCAGCAGGGCCCTTATCAACTACAAATTTTCATGTGTTCTTTGAAATCAAGGACATTCAATGTAAATTGCTGTGCTAAATATTCCTGTCCTAAAGGTAACGTTATTTGATTGTGATGTTAACCTAAAATGGGTGTGGATCCAAGGTTGTGTCTGCTTGAAGTGTTACCCAAGTGAATCAACTGGTCTGTAGTTAACTGTTCTCTGAAACaagtgttctgtttttcttcctccctatTTATATTCATTCCTAACATAATTTTCAGCtaaacagagggaaagaaagaaaaaaacatgctaaGTTTCAGCCTGGAGCAAGTTAGATTTTAAATACCTTGGAAGCACgattaaaatggaaatgctgatgtgttaaaaaaataataaaaggtgCTGCTAAAATATGGaaagactttcttttcttttcttccctttcctattgatgatgaataaaaaatgatgttttgaatATTGTTGCAGCTGTGTTGGGTTTCAGCGGGTTTTTACATTAAGAACAACATTTTTGATCTGTAGAAATCCTGgagtgctgttttatttatctgcAGAATCAAGTTTAGGCTTCTcgctttttattttctgccctcttttattagaaagaaacaataatacTCAGCActtctgtgatgcttttcatttcaaagggCTTTGCTTGCATAACCTAGTGAAACTTCAGGAAATGCAAGACATGGGAACAAATAATCTATTTTGCTCGTGCAGCCAGAGTGAACTCTGAGTTACTGCTCTTCTGATCCTCTACATTTATATTGATTAGAGCTGAATCTGGGTgttaatgatttcatttctgccttgaaAGATCTGGCTTCGTTTGGTTCCTGAGCTCTGTGAGATATTTGAATATTGCTGGGAGCATCAAAGTGTTGCAACGCTTTCCAGTGCGGATGAAGTAATATTCCCCACAGAGAGGACAGAATAGTTCCCAAAGGCACATTTTCCAGGATTTTGTCCGGTCTTgtgttaaatgcttttattctcttctcTCAGGAAACACAGCTTAGTAGGCATTCTACTTGGAACATTTCCATGATGTCCAgcctgcattttcctttccttgctcaCATCCCTTTACTTCTCCAATGCACATTTTTATCTCCTGACCTTTGGCTTTGCAGAGTAGAATAAGACAGTTTTCAGTCTCCTTCATCACCTGGATGAAGACAAGCACATGAGAACAACCGAGACATTGTTTCCATGCAGTGGTGTTGGAAGGAGTGTGGCTTAATGAAGAAACATGGAATATATGCATACCACCTAAACATCACCCATAGCTGTGTGCCTTGTGGTGGCCATCATGTTGGCTGTTTCTCTGCTcaagtatttctttttgctcGTTGCAATATCTTGGTTGATTTTAGAGATATTAAGCTTCCTCTGTTGCTCAAGTCCAAGGACCTAAGTGGCATTCAGTCTGTATGGAGACAGCATTAAGTTGCAGAGGACCAAGAAGGGCACACTCTCCTCAGTCTTGGGATGACCCTGGCACCACAAGATCACAGGTCAGAGAGATAATATTGCATTTGACAGATCACTTCTAGCAGCTGTCCTGTATCTTCTCAGGCATGAAAAATTGAGCATGGTCAGTGCACCCTGACAATGCTAGTGGTACAGCTGATTCACTGGGCTTGATTAGATCTCATTTACATTGTTTGTTCCACTGTCAGTCCCCTGATGTCACAGGTACCTCTGAGAACAGATGCAGATTTGTTTGCCCACTTTTCCTTAGAGCCTAGATTGCTGAGATCGACAGCAATATTCCTCCATGGGAATTAGGGCAGGGCAGAACGGCTCAGCACAGTTGCTACTCACTGAGCTCATGGGATTTGGAAGAGGCTGGTGTTGTGTAGCAGTGCAGAGAGGTTCCTTAGGTGCCACATCTTACCTAATTCTCTGGTTGCTATGTACTAACTGCATTAGTACTAAGGCAttaaaacaacagtattttcagGGGGTTACTGCACCAAGAGCTGAGTCCAGCTTGAATCGATTTGTGGACTTCTGAGTGAGCTTGGCAGTACTTTGTAGGAACATAAAGAAAACtctaatgaaagaaaacctAAACAATTATCTGGTATAAAATTATTGTTATGTTTATCTTGTAACACAATCCAAATAGCTCCAGAAAGAAGTAGATGATGCAGTGTTTTGATAAAAACATATCATTTCTGCAGTAATGTAAAGATTTGCACCTTTCCTTTGCAGTCTGACAGTTCACTTGTCTTGTTCTGTCTCCCAATAAAGATGACTTTGCAATATAAAGTGGTAGTGTTGATTTGAGAAGAATAGCTTTCTAATAAATGCAAAGGGATCCGGAGTTTGTCCCTTGCATTGAGGAGAAAGGATTTGAGATAAAGCCGTGGATGATCAATCTGGAATTACAAAAGCTGCTACTGAAATACAGCGCTCTATGAAAGGATATGAAACCCGCTGGCAAAGTGGAGTGTAAGAAATAGCCTGAAGGCTTCTGAAGAATGTGCTTCACGACTTCTTAACGAGCTGAAGATTTTTTGTGAGTACGCAGCTAACTGGAAGCCCATTTGTGAATAcattttcctaaaaaaaaagaagaaaaaatcagagTAATCTTGATT
The Coturnix japonica isolate 7356 chromosome 1, Coturnix japonica 2.1, whole genome shotgun sequence DNA segment above includes these coding regions:
- the LHFPL6 gene encoding LHFPL tetraspan subfamily member 6 protein, translating into MASSLTCAGMVWALLSFLCAAASCVGFFMPYWLLGSQLEKSVSFGTFRRCSYPVRDESRQTTIMVEQCGRYASFQAIPSTEWRICTVVMGLGCGLLLLVALTALMGCCVSELISRTVGRVAGGIQFLGGLLIGSGCALYPLGWDSEEVRQTCGNLSNQFELGTCEIGWAYYCTGGGAVAAMLVCTWLACFSGKKQKQYPY